Below is a window of Planococcus rifietoensis DNA.
AATGTAGCGTTCCGCATGTATTTGCCAGCCGGGCCGTGCCGAGAGTTGGCCGAAGAGCTGGCAGGCTGCGAGCAAGCGGAAGAAACGAAGGAGACACAGGATATGTCATCAAATGAACAGCAACAACCAGAAAAAACTTCACAGCCGGCGGATGCTAATGGACCGAACGTCCAGTCCGTCCAATTCTCGAGCTTTGATGAGATCGCCGCTGAACAATCGGCGCCGAACAACCTCGACATGCTCTTGGACATTCCGCTGCAAGTGACGGTGGAACTTGGCCGGACGAAGCGGATGGTCAAGGAAATCCTCGAGATGTCGCAAGGGTCGATTGTCGAACTCGACAAACTGGCAGGAGAGCCGGTGGACATCCTTATCAACAACAAACTGATCGCTGTCGGCGAAGTGGTCGTCATCGACGAAAACTTCGGCGTGCGGGTCACCGATATTTTAAGTACGGCAGAGCGCATTTCCAAATTGCGTTGATGCAAGGCGAAGGAGTACGGCAAGTGTGAATTACAGACAATGGATTTTACTACTTATAACGCTCGCTGCCCTTTGGTTTGCTGCACCGGCAATGGCGTCTGCGGATACGGGAAATGTAGCCGATTGGCTGAAAGAAGACCCGGCAAGCGAAACGGAACCGGCAGAAGCGGAAGCGGTGCCGGAGATCGAAGAGAAAAGTTTCGCTGCGATCATCGGGCAATTGATTTTCTATACCTTGCTGATCGCCGGATTGATTTACGGGCTCATCAAATTTTTGGCCATGCGCCAAAAAGGGGTGCAGTCACAGCGTGCGGTCCAGTTGATGGGCGGCTCGCCGCTCGGCCAGAACAAATCACTGCAGCTGGTCAAAGTCGGAGGCCAATTTTACTTGATTGGCGTGGGCAACGAAGTGACGCTCATCAAGGAATTTTCGGGAGAAGCGGAGATCGCCGCTTTGGAACAAGACTTGGATCAACAGCGTCCAGCTGCATCCGCGTTGTTCGGCAACGGTGGCAAAGCGAAAGCGCCATTCACGAATTTCGAGCAATACTTCGCCCGCAGTTTGGACAAGCAAAAAGAACGGCGCTTGTCTTTCGGCGAAAAGCGCACGGATGACGGGGAGGACCAGCGATGATCCCAGAATTATTATTGGCCATTCCCGGCATCTCACTCGATAATACCGATCCCGGAGATGTCTCGACGACTTTGCAATTATTATTGATGCTAACCGTGTTGTCGCTCGCACCGGGCATCCTGATCATGATGACGAGTTTCACGCGCATCATCATCGTCTTGAGTTTCGTGAGGACAGGGCTCGGGACGCAATCGATGCCGCCGAACCAGGTGCTGGTCGGATTGGCTTTGTTTTTAACCTTTTTCATCATGGCGCCGGTCGCGACGGAAATGAATGATACCGCGCTCCAGCCGTATTTGGACGAAGAACTGAACCAAGAAGAAGCGCTCGATGCCGCCATCTTGCCGATCAAGGAATTCATGGCGCAGCATACGCGTGAAAAAGATTTGGCGTTGTTCTTCAAATACGCCGAACTGGAAAAGCCGGACGGCATCGAAGGCATTCCATTGACTTCGCTGATCCCGGCATTCGCACTCAGTGAATTGAAGACCGCTTTCCAGATCGGCTTCGTCATTTTCATCCCATTCTTGATCATCGATATGGTCGTCGCATCAACCTTGATGGCGATGGGGATGATGATGCTGCCGCCGGTCATGATTTCACTGCCTTTTAAAATCTTATTGTTCGTCCTGGTGGATG
It encodes the following:
- a CDS encoding flagellar biosynthetic protein FliO, with the translated sequence MNYRQWILLLITLAALWFAAPAMASADTGNVADWLKEDPASETEPAEAEAVPEIEEKSFAAIIGQLIFYTLLIAGLIYGLIKFLAMRQKGVQSQRAVQLMGGSPLGQNKSLQLVKVGGQFYLIGVGNEVTLIKEFSGEAEIAALEQDLDQQRPAASALFGNGGKAKAPFTNFEQYFARSLDKQKERRLSFGEKRTDDGEDQR
- the fliP gene encoding flagellar type III secretion system pore protein FliP (The bacterial flagellar biogenesis protein FliP forms a type III secretion system (T3SS)-type pore required for flagellar assembly.) encodes the protein MIPELLLAIPGISLDNTDPGDVSTTLQLLLMLTVLSLAPGILIMMTSFTRIIIVLSFVRTGLGTQSMPPNQVLVGLALFLTFFIMAPVATEMNDTALQPYLDEELNQEEALDAAILPIKEFMAQHTREKDLALFFKYAELEKPDGIEGIPLTSLIPAFALSELKTAFQIGFVIFIPFLIIDMVVASTLMAMGMMMLPPVMISLPFKILLFVLVDGWYLIIESLLVSF